Within Wyeomyia smithii strain HCP4-BCI-WySm-NY-G18 chromosome 2, ASM2978416v1, whole genome shotgun sequence, the genomic segment ATGGAGTGTCCGGCCGATCACGAGCTGCAGATAGTAAACGACAAAAGGCGCTGCAAGAAGTGTGACAAGGGAGCCTGTCCGAAGCGCTGCGGTGGGGGTAATATCGATAACATACAAAGCGCTCAGTCGCTAAAAGGATGCGAGATTATCGAAGGATCCTTGGAAATACAGCTGAGAAGTCGTGGGGGAGGTTAgtcaaatcgaaaaaaaaaaaatcttcatgaataacaatgcaaaatttgttttttttctgcagaaAACATAGTCAAAGAGTTGGAGAAATTTCTTAGTAGCATCACGGAAATCACGGGCTATCTGAAAGTTGTGCGGTCCTATCCACTGCTTTCgttaggattcctgaaaaagctTAGGATAATTCACGGAACGCAtgcaaaaatttcaaagttAGTATTCTGTAGACTGTTGTCTTGTTTACGCAGTATTAATCCTTTGTTTCCATTCTAGTTCAAGTTTGTACATAGTGGAGAACCAGAATCTGCAGGAACTGTTCGATCGTAATGTGACCATCCGCGAAGGAAAGTTGTTTTTCTATAACAACCCGATGCTGTGTGTGGGAAAAATTCGTGAACTGAAGGCTGTCAATCCGAAGATCGAAATCGAGAACGAGGCTCAGCTGGCGGCAAACAACGGAGATCGGGCTGCTTGCGAAATTACCGAGCTGGACACTAGCTTGAAGTCGGTTTCAGCCGAGACGGCCATCATCCAATGGGCACCGTTTACACAGTTGGCAGACATCCGACAGTTGCTGGGGTACGTTATCTACTACATCGAGGCGCCGTTCCAGAATGTAACATTTTTCGACGGAAGAGATGCATGCAACACGGAAGGTTGGAGGCTGGACGATATCAGCGAGTTTAACACGGAAAACTATACGAGCAAGATCCTAACGCAGCTCAAACCTTACACGCAGTATGCTTACTATGTGAAGACTTACACGCTAGCTTCCGAGGGACTGGGAGGTCAAAGCAGGATTAAGTATTTCATTACGGCACCCGGTACCCCAGCCGTTGTGAGGGATGTGGATGTCGAAGTTTTTCCAAATGAGGACATGCTGGTAAGTTTCCGCTGGGAGCGTAACAGCTCGTAGAATGTGTGATAGTGatcgttttttttctatcaGACAATTAAATGGCTCCCACCGTTGAAGATGAATGGTAATCTGCGTTACTACGAGGTTTTTGTTGAGCTGAACGCCGACGGCAAAGAGATGCTAAACCAACGAAATTACTGCAACGAAGGTGATCAAAATATCTAACTCCGATAGGAAGTTGTCCGTTTTAACatactgtttttcagaaatcgatAAAAGTTCAACGGCAAACGCACCCGTAGAAACCCCGACGTTGGCACCGCCAGCGAAATTTCCTTACATCGGAGATGTTTGCACAGAGGAACAGTGCAGTAAGTTCTGTCCGGCCACGTCCAAGGGAGAATTGTTCGATCGAACAGAAGCTGAACAACAGATAAGCTTCGAGGACCAGTTGCATAATTATGTATACATTAAGTAAgtgcattgaaaaaaaaaatccacagaAATTTGCACtaaagattatttttttatttaacagaAATCCAACCCTGCGAGATTCGacaaatcgccgaaaacgcagTCTTGGGATGGCCAACAACGTTTCGATCGTATTTCCGAACATCACTGATTCGAACAACATCGAGAGCAAGGATCGCCAAACAATGATGGATTCAACTGCGCAATTCTATCTGACGCTGTTCAACACCACCAATAATACCAGTTTCAGCATACCGCTCAGTTCTATGAAGCATTATTCACTTTACGTGTTCAAAGTACGCGCCTGTAGAGAACGCGGTGTGAGTCCGGGCAACAATGTGAAGCTGGTTGATTTGGATTCCGCTTGCGGCACTGAAGTAATTCACAATTTCCGCACGCCTACCAAGAAGGGAGCCGATGATATTCCGATGGATTCGATCCTAGTGGAAGAACAGTCGAACCAAACGCAGCGTGTGATCAAAGTACAGTGGAGAGAACCGACCAAACCGAACGGTCCAATTGTGTCCTACTCGATCAAGTACCAGCGTATGGATGACTCTGTTCAGGCGAGCGTACAGTGTGTTTCCTATCAGGAATTCAGTCAAAGCGGATTTACCTACTTGCCCAAGCTGGAACCAGGCAACTACAGCATCCGTATTCGAGCTAACACGATCGCTGGTGATGGCGGCTATTCATTACCGCGATATATTCTACTGGAGCGGGAGGGCAGCATACCTGTTTGGCAGTGGATACTTTTCCCTTTTTTAGCTATATTGTTGGTGGTCGTGCCTTTAGCTTACTATTACAAATGTCATTATCTACCGGTGCAAAATATGCGATTGATAGCCCAGGTGAATCCAGACTACGCCGGCGTTATCTACAAGGTCGACGAGTGGGAAGTCGAACGGGAACACATTATTCAGCTGGAGGAGCTCGGTCAGGGTTCCTTCGGAATGGTATACAAGGGAATTTTAACGTATCTACGTGGTGTCAACGGGAACATTCCGTGTGCCATCAAAACGGTCAACGAGAACGCAACCACCAAAGAGCGTGAAAGCTTTCTTATCGAAGCGTCCGTCATGAAGCAATTCCATACGCATCACGTCGTTCGGCTGCTGGGGGTCGTATCGCAAGGTGACCCAACGCTCGTCATCATGGAACTGATGGCGAACGGCGATCTAAAGGGTTATCTGCGGCGACACCGACCGGACTACGAGAACGGGGATGAACCGTCCCCACAACCGCCTACGCTTCGGCAGATCTATCAGATGGCAATTGAGATAGCGGACGGGATGGCGTACCTGTCAGCGAAAAAGTTCGTCCATCGAGATCTGGCAGCTCGCAACTGTATGGTGGCGGGAGATCTGACCGTCAAGATTGGTGACTTCGGTATGACCCGGGACATCTACGAGACGGATTACTACCGAAAGGGGACAAAAGGTTAGTTATGAGTTGTCACCTACCGAATATTATGCTAACACGTCCCCTCCCTCTTGCATAGGTTTTCTCCCGGTGCGATGGATGTCGCCAGAGAGTCTCAAAGACGGCGtgttcagcagcagcagcgatgTGTTCAGCTACGGCGTAGTCCTATGGGAGATGGCTACGCTTGCCTCGCAGCCCTATCAGGTATGAAAACAGAATTCTTCTTCGGAATTTTAATAACCTCTATGTTGTGATCATTCACagggtctcaccaacgatcaggTACTGCGGTACGTAATCGACGGTGGTGTCATGGAGCGGCCGGAAAACTGCCCAGACAAACTATACGATCTAATGCGGCGGTGCTGGCAGCACCGACCGACAGCACGGCCTACTTTCCTGGATATCATCAACATGCTGCTGCCGGATGCCAACGATCGGTTCCTCGCGGTGTCATTTTACAACTCCCCAGATCAAGAACCAGCGCAGCATCAAAGTAAGTTTCTCCACAGACTGTTGGTTCTGTTTCGCTCTAACTTCCCCGTGCCGTTTTAGTAAACATGGACGATGTTACCACCCCGTTGCACCCTGGCGGAGGCGGCAGCGGTGGCGGCGATGATGACATGGACAAGGACGAGGAGATGCACATCGGGGACGTCGGCACTGACGACGAGTTCTCGATGGAGATGACCAATAGTCACCTGGTGCCGAACAACGGTCCGACGGCCACCATCCGCTCGCCGCACTCGCCACTAAGGTGAGAACAGCACATCTAGGTAAATGtcgaaaaatatatatttttctatttttcgaaagtgaaaaaaaaaacggaagtaCAAGAAGTAGTCCAGAAatgtattcaaaattcaaaatttgttagCTACAATCAAAATTTGCTCGCTCTCGCTCGTTGTCGTGTTCTAACCGCTCATCGCTCATTACTCATCACAACTaatattataaaacaaaaaaaaaaaaaaaacatcgtgtCGTACGCTCACAAGTTCTCATCATATATCATGCACCCACTCTTCCCGAAAATGTTTTGGCAATGTTCGTATACTACTGATTTGGCTTTTAAAATTTGGTTATCAACGGTCCCTTCtagcaaaccaaaaaaaaaaaaaataaaaacaaaagaatAACGAAAACCGCAAATTGGAGGTCCGTTTCCGTTGTGCAATTTTCGCCTTCCTCAACGGCAGTAGGCTGTTTCTGTTCACGAGAGAAATAATAAAGAAGGATAAACCAGGCGAATTTTGCACATGTAAACTCGAATTGGTTCCAGATTGGGAATGCTCGAAATAgaagatatatattttttattttaacattttgtgcTTAATGTCATAGCGATGCCGCGttgcatttttctttttcaaatagtTGTCTTAGCTTTGTGATTGTCCCTCTAACGATGCCTGTTTTAATGTTGTGTTGTAGTTGTTTTTTGTcctatcttttttatttttttcctttctgtGTACCAACCTCTCTGTATTTATAGAATAATCGTATGAGTTGTTTCTCTATACTTTCTGTTGAGTGACAAGCACACATACAATACAGACACACTATGTTGACAATGTTGGATCAGGGGAATTTCCATGAAACTAGGGAGCCGTGTATAAAGGGGGTTgcaaataaatcttttttttttgaataaagagGGTTCTAATCAAATTAGATGGATTATTCGAATGAAGTTATTCACCTTTTGCAAACGACCtgaagcaaaaaaatagcgtaTTTTTTCACGACAATGCTCGGTCACGTACTGCAAAATTGATTCGTGGTATGTTGAGTTTGTCGTTGACGTGGAATGTACCATGAGAATAATTTCGTTGAAACTTTACAGTTTTAATTGGAGATGTGCTCTTCTGGATTTTCACATGTGATAATTTCGTTGAGTCTGCTAACTCTGCCTGGATTGTCGATACAATTATACCCGCTTGTGGTTAGCAACGGCACCATCGAGACATGGTAGATTGAATATGATAATGTAGGCAAACAAATTGTCAAACAGAAGAACACAGTCTCACTAACGAAAAAATCCACCTTTTGTGCACTAGTTAATTAGCTAGCTTCGAAGTTATCGACACTGTTAGCGACACTAAATGCTTGATCTTTCGATGTGTTGATCACTCAATCGCTAAGCTtgcaaaacaaaagaaaaataaaaactgcaAATTGCTGTAGGAGATCTCGTAGGCTCAAGATAAAAAGTCTGTTGAATAAGCGAATAGTCATGAGTTTGAatattagtagaatcaggccgttCAGTGTCAGAGGGACTTTTACGCATAGTTTTATTTTCAGGCTCTCTCCCAACCCCCTGCTTGACCCTTTCTTCACACTAACGAACAGTTAAATGAACAACCTCTCCAGACAGTTACAATTGTTGATACTTTCCAGGGTAACGTTCAGTTACCTCAGTAAAGAAGAGCAGTACAGTCTATAAAAATAGGAAAacgtaaaagtataaaaattcGTCACTTGACAACCGACCACGGTGATAAAAAGTTACCTTCCTTTCCGttatagtcgttagagatgcagaggggTAACCTCGGTCTCTGGCAACGGCGGTTGTAACACTTCCTTCTTTCCTTCCTTCTCTAACGACCGTAAGGACGGGGCCGGCACCGTAATAGATCTTTACTcttagctactgaattgttgtacatttaaGATGGTAAATTACTCCTGAATAGCCATCTATTCGAGGTTcattgtgcaacttcactagcttgaTATCCATCACGGAGAGGAGCAACTAcaaaatgtgcggtcgttcaagctcaagctcaatatgAAAATTGCAGATTGCTGATTGCATTTAACAAAGGTCATTTTAACCTTGATATAGGTAAGCAAAGTCTCAGTGCTGTTTCAGCTTTAAAAACATATTAAAAAATTCGATAAAATGTTAATATAGTCTCGATAACTTACGATAACCCATCAAAACtttggaaacaaaaaatgaGCAATGAACACGGAGTAatacaaataaatattttatgaagcccataaggtgaatcgggacgtggtcgcgatcaactcgaattttgcaatctaattttttcttgatttatgaaaactacgtacatgaaactttgatcaattgttttcacaactgttgcatgcctgaagtagcaatttgaatGCTGTTTATTTATGGCACAAAAATGGCTGCTTTTTATTGATTGTATGCGTAAAAATAAGAGCGTGTAGAATCTCAGTAGCCATTTGTTGTCagaatagatcattgcacggtgacgtcacaaaaacaggagaaaaaaagagatttgACCAGTGTTGCCACAGGTACAGATTTATTTGGGAAGGGTCCATTAATTGgactgatatttttttctcggtGCACTTGAAAGCACTGGAAAACAAAACACAACCAATCATTTCTGTAAAGCTAGCAGCGAAGGGCCAATCTGTGTTTTGGTACAAACGTTGCTGTTGTCCGGCTTCCCTTCCTGAAAACAAATTCAATAATAATATCTATTAACATCATCAACTAAATGAATAACTTACAACTTCTGTAACTTTTTTAACGTTACAACATGCCACACAATTTTTACAGTTACTGATTTTGGAACAGATTTTTGAAACAAAAggtacagatgaaaaagatttttatcCTTTCAGTAcggatgaaaatgtggcaacactggaTTTGACAGTTGCCGCTGGTTTGTTAACATGGAATTTCGGGTCCAGTGAAAATGCGGAAGTGTGTTGTTAAAAATTGCGTTTCCAAGAATAAACCAAAAGATTACAGTTATTTTAACTTTCCATTCAATTTTCACAACCGGTACCTAAACAATTTAAGCGCTAAACAAAGAAAACTTTGGTTCAAGTCCGGCTGGAGGAAAACTTTCGGTGGAGGTGTAAATTTTGAATCCCATGAGTCCTTCTCCAATTTCTTGGGAGACTTGATTGACCAAATAGTCCACGATTTAACCTGCCGTCACCGAAGATGGGATGTCATCTAAATTGAGGTGTGCTTTATCCAGCATAGCCCGATCCGatctttttcgtactcgtatcattcattttcactcctatCACTAAACGATGAAtgggaaaaaaatttaacaccttgTAAACCAAACAAAGGGAGgttattttttgtgtgcaatGGTCCATAAGGTAGACCCTTACCCGTCGGGTTCGGatttgaaaagttttgaaagtgtcgggttcgggtttgaaaatttttgaaggtgtcgggtacgggtcgggttcgggtttggtggaaaaaaaatttctgagttcgggtctgaaaacccgaaacccgactatatcaaataagcattattacaagataatgatgtctaaCTTCATGCAACTGTAAAAATCTCTAACATTCCAATAACATTCGAGGCTCAAAGCTtcaaattggtacaaaaaatcgaccctcaaaaaaaatctcgggttcgggtttcacagtttcgggttcgggtcgggttcgggtttattcgaaaaaaaaagtctCGGGTTCgcgtttcaaccgaaaaaaaatttcgggtacgggtcgggtacgggtttgaaaaaagacAAACATCTCTACTATAAGGTCATTTGTTTGCGTTATGGCGGTTTATACATCAGTATTGTAGTAAATCTGAACAATCCGCAATAATATGTTAAGTAAAAATGTCAGGAAGAGAGGGCTCGTTTTTAAGGTTTTAAGGAGTAGGTTATGTCGGGTTGTGACAAGAACATTGGGGTGGGCACAagagtttcgaaaaaaatccaatttatCTGATTCTATAAATATATTGCTTAACATTTTTGCGTGCAATACGTCTTGAcgttaaggggccatccacataccacgtggacagttttttaacgattttaatcATTAATTTCAACATTATTTGAGATTTCATTGAAGatttattttgaacaaattcGCTGAACATAAAAAAGCCGCTGTATGGCAAAATCAGTAACAGCAACTTGAAACATGAATTATCCACCCCATGTTAACTGGATTATTGCGACCCTTTTTGTATACCTCTAGTTTCGATAGAGAACCATCCTGGTACAAACTAACAACAACAGATACAGACCGACAGACTGTCTAACATTTATCAGTTTAACTCCCTATTCTACGTGTTTATGAATACAGATTTCGGACTGCGCCTGTCCTGCCACCTATCTATCATCCGCCCCAAACGCACCCTTCAGGTCTCCCCAAAAATCGATCTTTCTTTTCTTACCTTCACTTCCAGGGAGCAACTTGGAAACCGATTGATCTGTGATTCATTAGCCATATCATATCATAGTAGGGATATTGATGAAACCATAGCCGAAGAGGAGGAACCGATTGAGGaggacgatgacgacgacgaggaAGATGAGGAGAGCGATCACGCGGCGACAGGTGCGCATGCGGATACAGCCGAACTGGTGGTTGTAGATGAAACGTCGGCAAGAGAAACGGCACCGTCAAGGAGTCGTGGTCGTGAGGGCAGAGATCGCCGCAGTAATAGCAGAAATAGAGAACCCGAGCAGAGTGGTAACACTAACAACAGAAATAGCAGGGTTAAGAGTAGAAGCGTCAGTCCCGGTTATTGTGGAATGTCTCGTAGCCACGATGCAACGCCAGGGAGTAGTCAAAGCAGTCAGAACAAGCGAAGAAGCGGAAGTAGCGAGTTTGCGGGTAACATAACGCAACATGACTACGTGAACAGTGCTCCCGGGGTGCTGCTTTCCGGCGGTGCTAACTTGTCTGGTAGTGGTCACGCTATCAATGCCGGACTCGGGTCGATTCCAATGATTCCTCCACCACCGCAGAAACAACAATCCCTTAATAGGCAACAGCAACAACGGCTGGTCGATATAGACTCGGATCCCTATGGGAAGGAGTTTGACGCGATCAGCTCCGATAGTAGTAGAATTTCAGCAGCAACTGCAGCAGGAGCAGCGGCAGTACCGATATCAGCAACAGGTAGAATAAATGGTCGTGTTGGTCTCCATTCGcaactgcagcagcagcagcaacccgAAAGTAACAAAGAATTCGTTCCTCCCCGGTTGAGGAATGGTTTCGTAGAAAGGGCTGTACTTTGGTCTCCGACCGAGGGTTCTACCGGCGAAGTGTGAGACTGCACGATCACTCGAGACAGCAAATGGAAGCGGATGTAATCACACAATACACAGTTCCGTGCGTGTGTGCGCCAGCCAACAGCGGGCGCACGAACACACATGCACACAATTAACAGTTCCACGTGTCCGCCAGCAGCTGGCGGGTACAAGCTGAAAATGATACAGGCTAGCCTTAGGCACTCGCAATGATGGGCCATAGATAGCAGAAGAAGTAAACaagtattcaaacaaaaaacccCTTTTAACCAGTAAATCTTTTAAGTCCACCATCATTCATACTCATCAGTCGCTCACTTACATGAAcaaaaatacacacacacacacacatacaatcGATCATTACACTAACATACTTAGATAGGTGTCCTTCGATTTCTTGTTCGTTGTTTAGCCTACCAAATCTAACACAACAGTAATCGCGAAATATAAACATAAAAccacaacaaaaaatgaaacaaatatcCAAAGAGGCTACTACAAACCATGCAATGAAATTAACTAACAAACTATCCCTTCCATGTTCTGTGGGAAAAAAAAGTTCTCTACCCTTCAACGCGAGCAAACGCAAACGTTCGCAGACGTTTTGGCTGTCCCCGCCCCTTCCTTTTGTACAATCGCTCCTCCTCCTTCTTTGGACATTCGAAAGATTTCCACTTTAGACAAATagagaataaaaaattgaaacgaAAGATAGAATGAAAAGTACCATTCATTAATGTATAGAAAGCATAAATTCGTTTCGCATTAGTTTATTTATCGAACGGAAACTTTTACCCGTACAAAACAATAGAGCGCATAAACTGtcacttacaaaaaaaaaaaaaacttcaccaTGGAGACGAACAGGCAATCTTTTCATGATTAGACAGGAAGGAaagcagaaaacaaaaacaaatctaATAGAAGCAACAGACTGACCGACAGctagaaagcaatattttttttgtttttcattttttatatttttttattttttgctctaATTTCAATCCCACCAGAGGTAGTAACATAACGCAAGCAGTAACAAGCtaaacaagaaaaataaacaCTCAAACACACATGCAAGCACCCAAATCGAAACGGAATTATAGAGAATTACTGAAGAATAGGCACATGGTGCAATACATGTGCGTAGTTTTATAATGAGCATGATAGAGAGAAAGAAATGCGAGTGCGAAAAGGATGTGTGAACGGGTTCTGTTTTTGTTGTTGGATGGATATAGAGAGAAAACAATACGTTTATTATCATTATACTATTTAAGAAATCACTtggtaaaaaaagaaaagaaagcaAACACGCTGTAGGTTAGATTAAATGAACCAGAGCAGAGCTATAGCTAGAGAATGTAAGTTTAATGGAAgtagaaataaaaaatggtgaAACGCACCCGTACGCACATGCTGGACTGTGGCAAATAGTACGAtgtaaagtttgatttttttagtgaaaaaagaaggAATTTAGGGGAAAGTCCGCGTTTATGAAACGAGAGTAGAGTAATGCGCGATTGAAGTTCActgagtttgattttttttcctgtcaacgcaatgaaaaaaaaagctggcCGTTAATGCGAAATCACAGTCCCATTTGCTGCTTTCGAGGGGGCCGAAATGGAACCAAACACGCCGCTTGAAGTAGAAAGTTTGTATGGTTCACTTCACTTGTGAACCAAGAAAAAAGGAGTTGAATATATTGCATTTCTCGTAACGCCGGCGATACACAATGCCAAAGTTTAGCATTTCGGTGACTAATCGGAAGCACGTACTTCATCCGTAAACAATCTCCAATACACGATAAAATAGTACACCCTCTCATTTCCTCCCGTcaaacaaatgaacaaaaaaagcaATGGTTTAGTGACAAGAGAAtaatttatatacaaaattttaatttacagAAAACTGAGAAATAAATCGATGAAGATTAAATTATTGATTAAAGCAAGAAAGAGAAATCAACTACATTTCTTGAGGTACAAATTAAAGTCTGATTTATATAAAGTTCCTCCCCCAAAACTTTAGGAATATACCGATTCAATCATTTATGTTTGCTTGAGTGCAAGCGCGAATTGAGCAGTAAGTGAGTGGAAGTAAGGTGAACGTCCTAGTGTGAGAGGGGCACTCACATGCACACATACAACAGTTGGCCACAAACAAAGGATTAAGGAAAAACGAACCTGCAATACAAAATAGTAGCGTTATTTTTAGCGGTAAATTCGTTGATTTATgagataagtttttttttgtttttagcaGAACAAAAAGAAGAAGAGAGCAAGTGATTCTTTGTTTGAATTCATTCAGTTGAACTCAGCCGGTTTGGAATGtaaaacactgaaaaaaaaagaaattagacACTCATACACATAccatacacacagacacaatCATGCAACCACACAGCATCAAAAAAGAAACAGAGCAAAACCTGTCAATAGATAGTAATTTTTTAAACGAAGAAATGCAAAcagatattttaaatttaaatgcaTACCagctattatttttatttattttccctCCGTGTTTTTATATACAAACAATAGAAGAGACCGTTAGTAAAcaaaatgaagaagaaaaaaacagaaagaaTGAACGAGATTAACAGACGAACGTAATCCGCGCAACTTAGCAAACATAGGAATACAAactaagaaaacaaaaaagtcgTTAAGTGGAAGAAAAGCAAAAACCCAatagattttatttatttattcaagcACACGCCCACAGACGATTAAAAACAACGCAAAGATATAATCGGGAGCAGAGTTGCGAAATCACCGGAAATAAAAGGAAACAGAAGAGACAAAAAAAGAGTAATAGAGAGCGCGAGAAAGAGAAcgagagaaaaaccaaattgtACATagtaaattaatttatttttattaatatttagtATTAGTTGTAACGTTTTTTTAGTGGATAAAGGCAAAGGCAAACGAACTCAGTAGGGCCGAGATTTCCTTTTGTTTGTTCGTAACCATGCGCCGGCAAAAATCGTACGACCACAATTCCCTATCTCTACCTTAGCTACAACTCAGTGTTACGTGTGATTTGGTTTAGCGGGAAGGGTAATGCCTTCCAAAGCAGACGCACTACATGCCAACGTTCCGATCTTAGCGGACAgattacaacaaaaaaaaaacaactgcgtTTGGTTTGCGTAAGCCCTGGGGGTTTCGAGCCGTTGTAATGCCAATTCTCATTACCTAGAATGGAATTCCATTGTAAGATTGAACTCATTTATTCCATTTTATGCCGTTAGGTGACGA encodes:
- the LOC129720387 gene encoding insulin-like receptor isoform X1, which translates into the protein MSQNFGYKWQVKLGNVEMCSSRKKAEERAERQEGPSRRRLRPAVSDGANSDEDMMECRRTRQCNETNHEQQQQANEEIVQQQQSEVVVVFPKKYFPPSGLTNLLEQLATKLKQKHRTERPKECMGKRAKNRCACEEMSEIGAEKSVEMCHQRNQRIRATASATVAAPVPRPGKLVWLLMASVLLFSVFIAPVTPVQGNEIRPERREYKKGEVCGSVDVRNSPSNLERLKDCVVVEGFVHILLIDKYSEASFENYSFPLLTEITEYLLLFRVNGLKTLRRLFPNLAVIRGSSLVSNYAIVIYELMHIEEVGLISLTHITRGGVRIEKNPKLCFANTIDWNAIASGAENYVKDNQKENACPICPTETSLVLPDGTNLTQRCPIAPTKGLVPHHKEHRKTLCWNANHCQNKCHDTCPNKSCTVTGECCDETCLGSCTGRNGSNCSVCRHLSIDPAGRRQCVTKCPEGMFVYHSRCITADQCYTIKKPISLDSNQDLPQYPYIPHNETCIMECPADHELQIVNDKRRCKKCDKGACPKRCGGGNIDNIQSAQSLKGCEIIEGSLEIQLRSRGGENIVKELEKFLSSITEITGYLKVVRSYPLLSLGFLKKLRIIHGTHAKISNSSLYIVENQNLQELFDRNVTIREGKLFFYNNPMLCVGKIRELKAVNPKIEIENEAQLAANNGDRAACEITELDTSLKSVSAETAIIQWAPFTQLADIRQLLGYVIYYIEAPFQNVTFFDGRDACNTEGWRLDDISEFNTENYTSKILTQLKPYTQYAYYVKTYTLASEGLGGQSRIKYFITAPGTPAVVRDVDVEVFPNEDMLTIKWLPPLKMNGNLRYYEVFVELNADGKEMLNQRNYCNEEIDKSSTANAPVETPTLAPPAKFPYIGDVCTEEQCSKFCPATSKGELFDRTEAEQQISFEDQLHNYVYIKNPTLRDSTNRRKRSLGMANNVSIVFPNITDSNNIESKDRQTMMDSTAQFYLTLFNTTNNTSFSIPLSSMKHYSLYVFKVRACRERGVSPGNNVKLVDLDSACGTEVIHNFRTPTKKGADDIPMDSILVEEQSNQTQRVIKVQWREPTKPNGPIVSYSIKYQRMDDSVQASVQCVSYQEFSQSGFTYLPKLEPGNYSIRIRANTIAGDGGYSLPRYILLEREGSIPVWQWILFPFLAILLVVVPLAYYYKCHYLPVQNMRLIAQVNPDYAGVIYKVDEWEVEREHIIQLEELGQGSFGMVYKGILTYLRGVNGNIPCAIKTVNENATTKERESFLIEASVMKQFHTHHVVRLLGVVSQGDPTLVIMELMANGDLKGYLRRHRPDYENGDEPSPQPPTLRQIYQMAIEIADGMAYLSAKKFVHRDLAARNCMVAGDLTVKIGDFGMTRDIYETDYYRKGTKGFLPVRWMSPESLKDGVFSSSSDVFSYGVVLWEMATLASQPYQGLTNDQVLRYVIDGGVMERPENCPDKLYDLMRRCWQHRPTARPTFLDIINMLLPDANDRFLAVSFYNSPDQEPAQHQINMDDVTTPLHPGGGGSGGGDDDMDKDEEMHIGDVGTDDEFSMEMTNSHLVPNNGPTATIRSPHSPLREQLGNRLICDSLAISYHSRDIDETIAEEEEPIEEDDDDDEEDEESDHAATGAHADTAELVVVDETSARETAPSRSRGREGRDRRSNSRNREPEQSGNTNNRNSRVKSRSVSPGYCGMSRSHDATPGSSQSSQNKRRSGSSEFAGNITQHDYVNSAPGVLLSGGANLSGSGHAINAGLGSIPMIPPPPQKQQSLNRQQQQRLVDIDSDPYGKEFDAISSDSSRISAATAAGAAAVPISATGRINGRVGLHSQLQQQQQPESNKEFVPPRLRNGFVERAVLWSPTEGSTGEV
- the LOC129720387 gene encoding insulin-like receptor isoform X2; the encoded protein is MSQNFGYKWQVKLGNVEMCSSRKKAEERAERQEGPSRRRLRPAVSDGANSDEDMMECRRTRQCNETNHEQQQQANEEIVQQQQSEVVVVFPKKYFPPSGLTNLLEQLATKLKQKHRTERPKECMGKRAKNRCACEEMSEIGAEKSVEMCHQRNQRIRATASATVAAPVPRPGKLVWLLMASVLLFSVFIAPVTPVQGNEIRPERREYKKGEVCGSVDVRNSPSNLERLKDCVVVEGFVHILLIDKYSEASFENYSFPLLTEITEYLLLFRVNGLKTLRRLFPNLAVIRGSSLVSNYAIVIYELMHIEEVGLISLTHITRGGVRIEKNPKLCFANTIDWNAIASGAENYVKDNQKENACPICPTETSLVLPDGTNLTQRCPIAPTKGLVPHHKEHRKTLCWNANHCQNKCHDTCPNKSCTVTGECCDETCLGSCTGRNGSNCSVCRHLSIDPAGRRQCVTKCPEGMFVYHSRCITADQCYTIKKPISLDSNQDLPQYPYIPHNETCIMECPADHELQIVNDKRRCKKCDKGACPKRCGGGNIDNIQSAQSLKGCEIIEGSLEIQLRSRGGENIVKELEKFLSSITEITGYLKVVRSYPLLSLGFLKKLRIIHGTHAKISNSSLYIVENQNLQELFDRNVTIREGKLFFYNNPMLCVGKIRELKAVNPKIEIENEAQLAANNGDRAACEITELDTSLKSVSAETAIIQWAPFTQLADIRQLLGYVIYYIEAPFQNVTFFDGRDACNTEGWRLDDISEFNTENYTSKILTQLKPYTQYAYYVKTYTLASEGLGGQSRIKYFITAPGTPAVVRDVDVEVFPNEDMLTIKWLPPLKMNGNLRYYEVFVELNADGKEMLNQRNYCNEEIDKSSTANAPVETPTLAPPAKFPYIGDVCTEEQCSKFCPATSKGELFDRTEAEQQISFEDQLHNYVYIKNPTLRDSTNRRKRSLGMANNVSIVFPNITDSNNIESKDRQTMMDSTAQFYLTLFNTTNNTSFSIPLSSMKHYSLYVFKVRACRERGVSPGNNVKLVDLDSACGTEVIHNFRTPTKKGADDIPMDSILVEEQSNQTQRVIKVQWREPTKPNGPIVSYSIKYQRMDDSVQASVQCVSYQEFSQSGFTYLPKLEPGNYSIRIRANTIAGDGGYSLPRYILLEREGSIPVWQWILFPFLAILLVVVPLAYYYKCHYLPVQNMRLIAQVNPDYAGVIYKVDEWEVEREHIIQLEELGQGSFGMVYKGILTYLRGVNGNIPCAIKTVNENATTKERESFLIEASVMKQFHTHHVVRLLGVVSQGDPTLVIMELMANGDLKGYLRRHRPDYENGDEPSPQPPTLRQIYQMAIEIADGMAYLSAKKFVHRDLAARNCMVAGDLTVKIGDFGMTRDIYETDYYRKGTKGFLPVRWMSPESLKDGVFSSSSDVFSYGVVLWEMATLASQPYQGLTNDQVLRYVIDGGVMERPENCPDKLYDLMRRCWQHRPTARPTFLDIINMLLPDANDRFLAVSFYNSPDQEPAQHQINMDDVTTPLHPGGGGSGGGDDDMDKDEEMHIGDVGTDDEFSMEMTNSHLVPNNGPTATIRSPHSPLR